In the Macadamia integrifolia cultivar HAES 741 unplaced genomic scaffold, SCU_Mint_v3 scaffold3303, whole genome shotgun sequence genome, one interval contains:
- the LOC122067989 gene encoding serine/threonine-protein kinase STY8-like isoform X1, with translation MSRNSFSSFYENTAYQHFIVPFDVELDDELLINTDNLFISDEIGSGGASTVYQGWYDDDEVAIKFIQNYSRNNEEKENLENNITNEINIMYRMKHKNVTELIGASVRPGAITIVMELLKNGSLTDYFDHLNEIDEHLHLTKSIKFALDVSTTMEYLHKGGIIHLDLKSENLLLSDDKTTLKLADFGLAQDSSKVNEITAGKGTYKYMAPELFNREGKKYCSNKYDIYSFSIIFWELLTTKRVYDDEDISWVKNYVLNEEGRPSLECIPVQVIPLLERCWATEPDKRPEFTEIIEVLSDLV, from the exons ATGTCAAGGAACTCCTTCAGTTCGTTTTACGAAAATACCGCTTATCAACATTTTATTGTCCCATTTGATGTTGAATTGGATGATGAATTACTGATCAATACTGATAATCTCTTTATCAGTGATGAGATTGGTAGTGGTGGAGCATCCACCGTCTACCAGGGATG gtatgatgatgatgaagtgGCTATAAAGTTCATACAGAATTATAGCAGAAACAATGAAGAAAAGGAGAATCTGGAAAACAATATAACAAATGAGATCAATATTATGTATCGaatgaaacataaaaatgtAACCGAg TTGATTGGTGCCTCTGTGCGTCCAGGAGCTATCACTATAGTGATGGAGCTTTTGAAAAATGGATCACTAACcgattattttgatcatttaaACGAAATTGATGAGCATCTACATCTAACAAAAAGTATAAAGTTTGCTTTGGATGTTAGTACAACCATGGAATATTTACATAAAGGGGGTATCATCCACTTGGACTTAAAGTCCG agaaTCTTCTTCTCTCGGATGATAAAACAACATTAAAGTTGGCAGATTTTGGGCTAGCGCAAGACTCTTCTAAAGTGAATGAAATAACTGCTGGGAAGGGCACATACAAATATATGGCTCCTGAG CTCTTTAATCGCGAGGGGAAGAAATACTGTAGTAACAAGTATGACATCTATAGTTTCTCGATCATTTTCTGGGAGTTACTGACAACCAAAAGGGTATATGATGATGAGGATATATCATGGGTGAAAAATTATGTTTTGAATGAG GAAGGAAGGCCTAGTCTAGAATGCATTCCAGTTCAAGTCATTCCCCTCTTGGAGAGATGCTGGGCAACCGAACCTGACAAACGTCCAGAGTTCACTGAAATTATTGAAGTTCTGTCTGATTTGGTTTAG
- the LOC122067989 gene encoding serine/threonine/tyrosine-protein kinase HT1-like isoform X2, producing MRRESSERVAWWDWWMEIRCKRSEIQAKWGGRGLHSRLLAGDIFSSLIQPYPVAIKFIQNYSRNNEEKENLENNITNEINIMYRMKHKNVTELIGASVRPGAITIVMELLKNGSLTDYFDHLNEIDEHLHLTKSIKFALDVSTTMEYLHKGGIIHLDLKSENLLLSDDKTTLKLADFGLAQDSSKVNEITAGKGTYKYMAPELFNREGKKYCSNKYDIYSFSIIFWELLTTKRVYDDEDISWVKNYVLNEEGRPSLECIPVQVIPLLERCWATEPDKRPEFTEIIEVLSDLV from the exons ATGAGGAGGGAGAGCAGTGAGAGGGTGGCATGGTGGGATTGGTGGATGGAGATCAGATGTAAGAGATCTGAAATTCAAGCAAAATGGGGAGGAAGAGGGCTCCATTCAAGGCTCCTTGCAGGGgatatcttttcttctctgatcCAGCCTTACCCTG tgGCTATAAAGTTCATACAGAATTATAGCAGAAACAATGAAGAAAAGGAGAATCTGGAAAACAATATAACAAATGAGATCAATATTATGTATCGaatgaaacataaaaatgtAACCGAg TTGATTGGTGCCTCTGTGCGTCCAGGAGCTATCACTATAGTGATGGAGCTTTTGAAAAATGGATCACTAACcgattattttgatcatttaaACGAAATTGATGAGCATCTACATCTAACAAAAAGTATAAAGTTTGCTTTGGATGTTAGTACAACCATGGAATATTTACATAAAGGGGGTATCATCCACTTGGACTTAAAGTCCG agaaTCTTCTTCTCTCGGATGATAAAACAACATTAAAGTTGGCAGATTTTGGGCTAGCGCAAGACTCTTCTAAAGTGAATGAAATAACTGCTGGGAAGGGCACATACAAATATATGGCTCCTGAG CTCTTTAATCGCGAGGGGAAGAAATACTGTAGTAACAAGTATGACATCTATAGTTTCTCGATCATTTTCTGGGAGTTACTGACAACCAAAAGGGTATATGATGATGAGGATATATCATGGGTGAAAAATTATGTTTTGAATGAG GAAGGAAGGCCTAGTCTAGAATGCATTCCAGTTCAAGTCATTCCCCTCTTGGAGAGATGCTGGGCAACCGAACCTGACAAACGTCCAGAGTTCACTGAAATTATTGAAGTTCTGTCTGATTTGGTTTAG